In one window of Prionailurus bengalensis isolate Pbe53 chromosome B3, Fcat_Pben_1.1_paternal_pri, whole genome shotgun sequence DNA:
- the SRP54 gene encoding signal recognition particle 54 kDa protein isoform X1 codes for MLFPVLHTAADFLVITSIKAFKMVLADLGRKITSALRSLSNATIINEEVLNAMLKEVCTALLEADVNIKLVKQLRENVKSAIDLEEMASGLNKRKMIQHAVFKELVKLVDPGVKAWTPTKGKQNVIMFVGLQGSGKTTTCSKLAYYYQRKGWKTCLICADTFRAGAFDQLKQNATKARIPFYGSYTEMDPVIIASEGVDKFKNENFEIIIVDTSGRHKQEDSLFEEMLQVANAIQPDNIVYVMDASIGQACEAQAKAFKDKVDVASVIVTKLDGHAKGGGALSAVAATKSPIIFIGTGEHIDDFEPFKTQPFISKLLGMGDIEGLIDKVNELKLDDNEALIEKLKHGQFTLRDMYEQFQNIMKMGPFSQILGMIPGFGTDFMSKGNEQESMARLKKLMTIMDSMNDQELDSTDGAKVFSKQPGRIQRVARGSGVSTRDVQELLTQYTKFAQMVKKMGGIKGLFKGGDMSKNVSQSQMAKLNQQMAKMMDPRVLHHMGGMAGLQSMMRQFQQGAAGNMKGMMGFNNM; via the exons atgctctttccaGTACTTCACACTGCAGCAG atttTCTTGTAATCACATCTATCAAAGCCTTCAAGATGGTACTAGCAGAccttggaagaaaaataacatcagcattacGCTCATTGAGCAATGCCACCATTATCAATGAAGAG gtATTAAATGCTATGCTAAAAGAAGTATGTACAGCATTATTGGAAGCAGATGTTAATATTAAACTAGTGAAGCAACTAAGAGAAAATGTAAA GTCTGCTATTGATCTTGAAGAGATGGCATCTGgtcttaacaaaagaaaaatgattcagCACGCTGTATTTAAAGAACTTGTGAAG CTTGTAGACCCTGGAGTTAAAGCATGGACACCcactaaaggaaaacagaatgtgaTCATGTTTGTTGGATTGCAAGGGAGTGGTAAAACAACAACATGTTCAAAG TTAGCATATTATTACCAGAGGAAAGGTTGGAAGACCTGTTTGATATGTGCAGACACATTCAGAGCAG gaGCTTTTGACCAACTAAAACAGAATGCTACCAAAGCAAGAATTCCATTCTATGGAAG CTATACAGAAATGGATCCTGTTATCATTGCCTCTGAAGGAGTGGacaaattcaaaaatgaaaattttgaaattattattgttGATACAAGTGGCCGCCATAAACAGGAAGACTCTTTGTTTGAAGAAATGCTTCAAGTCGCTAATGCTATA cAACCTGATAACATTGTTTATGTGATGGATGCCTCCATTGGGCAGGCTTGTGAAGCCCAGGCAAAGGCTTTTAAAGATAAAGTAGATGTAGCCTCGGTCATAGTGACAAAACTTGATGGGCATGCAAAAGGAGGTGGTGCACTCAGTGC agTTGCTGCCACAAAAAGTCCAATTATTTTCATTGGTACAGGGGAACACATAGATGACTTTGAACCTTTCAAAACACAGCCTTTCATCAGCAAGCTTCTTG GTATGGGTGACATTGAAGGACTGATAGATAAAGTCaatgagttgaagttggatgacAATGAAGCGCTTATAGAGAAGTTGAAACATG gTCAGTTTACGTTGCGAGACATGTATGAACAATTTCAAAATATCATGAAAATGGGCCCCTTCAGTCAGATCTTG GGGATGATCCCTGGTTTTGGAACAGATTTTATgagcaaaggaaatgaacaagAGTCAATGGCAAGGCTAAAGAAATTAATGACGATAATGGATAGTATGAATGATCAAG AACTTGACAGTACTGATGGTGCCAAGGTTTTTAGTAAACAACCAGGAAGAATCCAAAGAGTGGCAAGAGGATCAGGTGTGTCGACTAGAGATGTTCAAGAACTTTTGACACAATATACCAAATTTGCACAGATGGTAAAAAAGATGGGAGGTATCAAAGGACTTTTCAAAG gtggtGACATGTCTAAGAATGTGAGTCAGTCACAGATGGCAAAATTGAATCAACAAATGGCCAAAATGATGGATCCAAGAGTTCTGCATCACATGG GTGGTATGGCAGGACTTCAGTCAATGATGAGGCAGTTTCAACAGGGTGCTGCTGGCAATATGAAAGGCATGATGGGATTCAATAATATGTAA
- the SRP54 gene encoding signal recognition particle 54 kDa protein isoform X2 has product MVLADLGRKITSALRSLSNATIINEEVLNAMLKEVCTALLEADVNIKLVKQLRENVKSAIDLEEMASGLNKRKMIQHAVFKELVKLVDPGVKAWTPTKGKQNVIMFVGLQGSGKTTTCSKLAYYYQRKGWKTCLICADTFRAGAFDQLKQNATKARIPFYGSYTEMDPVIIASEGVDKFKNENFEIIIVDTSGRHKQEDSLFEEMLQVANAIQPDNIVYVMDASIGQACEAQAKAFKDKVDVASVIVTKLDGHAKGGGALSAVAATKSPIIFIGTGEHIDDFEPFKTQPFISKLLGMGDIEGLIDKVNELKLDDNEALIEKLKHGQFTLRDMYEQFQNIMKMGPFSQILGMIPGFGTDFMSKGNEQESMARLKKLMTIMDSMNDQELDSTDGAKVFSKQPGRIQRVARGSGVSTRDVQELLTQYTKFAQMVKKMGGIKGLFKGGDMSKNVSQSQMAKLNQQMAKMMDPRVLHHMGGMAGLQSMMRQFQQGAAGNMKGMMGFNNM; this is encoded by the exons ATGGTACTAGCAGAccttggaagaaaaataacatcagcattacGCTCATTGAGCAATGCCACCATTATCAATGAAGAG gtATTAAATGCTATGCTAAAAGAAGTATGTACAGCATTATTGGAAGCAGATGTTAATATTAAACTAGTGAAGCAACTAAGAGAAAATGTAAA GTCTGCTATTGATCTTGAAGAGATGGCATCTGgtcttaacaaaagaaaaatgattcagCACGCTGTATTTAAAGAACTTGTGAAG CTTGTAGACCCTGGAGTTAAAGCATGGACACCcactaaaggaaaacagaatgtgaTCATGTTTGTTGGATTGCAAGGGAGTGGTAAAACAACAACATGTTCAAAG TTAGCATATTATTACCAGAGGAAAGGTTGGAAGACCTGTTTGATATGTGCAGACACATTCAGAGCAG gaGCTTTTGACCAACTAAAACAGAATGCTACCAAAGCAAGAATTCCATTCTATGGAAG CTATACAGAAATGGATCCTGTTATCATTGCCTCTGAAGGAGTGGacaaattcaaaaatgaaaattttgaaattattattgttGATACAAGTGGCCGCCATAAACAGGAAGACTCTTTGTTTGAAGAAATGCTTCAAGTCGCTAATGCTATA cAACCTGATAACATTGTTTATGTGATGGATGCCTCCATTGGGCAGGCTTGTGAAGCCCAGGCAAAGGCTTTTAAAGATAAAGTAGATGTAGCCTCGGTCATAGTGACAAAACTTGATGGGCATGCAAAAGGAGGTGGTGCACTCAGTGC agTTGCTGCCACAAAAAGTCCAATTATTTTCATTGGTACAGGGGAACACATAGATGACTTTGAACCTTTCAAAACACAGCCTTTCATCAGCAAGCTTCTTG GTATGGGTGACATTGAAGGACTGATAGATAAAGTCaatgagttgaagttggatgacAATGAAGCGCTTATAGAGAAGTTGAAACATG gTCAGTTTACGTTGCGAGACATGTATGAACAATTTCAAAATATCATGAAAATGGGCCCCTTCAGTCAGATCTTG GGGATGATCCCTGGTTTTGGAACAGATTTTATgagcaaaggaaatgaacaagAGTCAATGGCAAGGCTAAAGAAATTAATGACGATAATGGATAGTATGAATGATCAAG AACTTGACAGTACTGATGGTGCCAAGGTTTTTAGTAAACAACCAGGAAGAATCCAAAGAGTGGCAAGAGGATCAGGTGTGTCGACTAGAGATGTTCAAGAACTTTTGACACAATATACCAAATTTGCACAGATGGTAAAAAAGATGGGAGGTATCAAAGGACTTTTCAAAG gtggtGACATGTCTAAGAATGTGAGTCAGTCACAGATGGCAAAATTGAATCAACAAATGGCCAAAATGATGGATCCAAGAGTTCTGCATCACATGG GTGGTATGGCAGGACTTCAGTCAATGATGAGGCAGTTTCAACAGGGTGCTGCTGGCAATATGAAAGGCATGATGGGATTCAATAATATGTAA